A window of Chrysoperla carnea chromosome 3, inChrCarn1.1, whole genome shotgun sequence genomic DNA:
aaaaaagaaattaagtAAGTGGACTGTACTGCCCTCAATGTTCTTATTgtattaaaacgaaaaaataaaataaaaatttaaaaaaagttcatgttTTACCGAGGCTCGAACAGCTGACCTCTTATTTCACAATCAAGTGTTTTACCGATCGACCTAATGGTATATTATGatgatgtttaatattttaaacatgcgTGATTGCTGATACATTGTTTTGATAATCAATATTCTTTAAACTGCATTGTCGCCGCAAACTTAGTAGCGTCAATTCACAATTTGCACATTCATCTTTATCGttgatccaaaattttaaagtgatttGTATTCATTGATTTTATGACTATAAACATTGCTAAGGTTTGTTTGATGTCAGTCCGAAAGTTGACAGTTTCATTCATTTCTGcaacgtttttaaaaatattccgtttcttcgaaatataatttatgctcGGAATTAAAATGGTGTATGGCTTATCTAAGCCTCTCAGATAATTTCTGCTTAGTTTGGCTGATATTAAATGTTTCACAGGAGGAAGGAACATGACTATATGTGTGTAATTGAGGACCGATCCATCAAATTGATCGGTTCGTTGTTTTTGGTATACTGGATCTTTTAGGGAATAGTcctgttttcaaaattttctaagctTTCAAACaatctgaaaaaattaatactttaatagGCAACCACATGGTTCAAAAGTCGCCAaagtaaaatgtttcaaatcgtTTCATATCGATTTAAGTTGTAAACTGATAATTTTACAACATCATATTCGTTAATATAACCTGAACTGAATTCATATGTCAACTTGAAATTAAAcctcaaatattatatttataaacggTGGAAATTCATATCTGCGGATGTGCTATTGACTTTTGTCTGCATAGGTACAATTGTTCAAATAACTATTAAATACTGAGGTAAGTATTTTGTATCAGACTGccagaagtttttatttatattaaatggattTCATCACTTAACTGGTTCTCATAAAATTGTCTCTTAAATACCAtacaaatattcaattcaattggGTTTATCCGAAAATCGTTTTTCTGTAtcatattttcgaataaaatctttaataattGGAGCACAAGCGTTTGTATTTGTTAAATGTACATGGTGCGAACCCgggatattttcaatttgcaatggtacgttatttttctttaatacatCGCAAACCTTATTATACATGGTTTTACCTTCGATGTAAAGAAATTCTGTTCCTTTTATGTTCAATATTGGACATTTTACTTGTTCAGCCATTTCTAATATTACTTCACGAGAATATGTATTCGCACGAACATCATGTCTAGGATCCATacggaaataatatttatctggATGTTTATCGGATTTAATTAATTCCCGTTTCAAATAATGTGGAGTAAAATCACGTGAAATCGAATTGAAAGTGAAATTGGTAATCGCTTCTTGAGCCTCTTCATATGTATATAATTCAGGATCACCTTTTGCATTCTCTTTATCCAATTCTAGAAAACTTTCTAAGGATGTTCGTCGCACATCACAAAAATGTTTTGGATTTGTTGCTAATGGTATTAATGTATCAAGTCCTACGATGAAGTCAACTAATTCGGGAAAAAGCGCAGCGTACATGAATGCAGTACCACTACCTAATGAATGACCCATTAATGAGATTTTGTTCCATTTAAAATGATCTAAAACCTGGTGTAAGACAGTTAGGGCTGCATCGTAACTGTAGTAAAATCCTGGTGGGAACCGTGTTGAATGTCCTAAACCTGGCCATTCAATGCAAATAATACCAATATGCTTGGAGATTTCTTCGACCAATGGTAAAAATGTTCCAATATTATCCTAAAATAAAATCGTTTCTAATCAAAAGCtacttgtaaattttgatttcattcaggctttaacttttttttatagtacttctttttcatagaaaaaaaactatttctcaAAACTATAATTTAGAAATTGGCTTATCTCAAAGACTGCaggcatatttttttaaacaaaataattaaaaaagcttcaaataaatatttttttcaaatttatcttgtttgtaatttttttaagtaaaaagttaaaatattcatCAGGTTTTCTGCGGTCGAAGGACAAAATGCGGccaaaaagtcgaaaaaaagtttctagaTAGGGCTGTTCATCATTAATTTTGCTACTGGGACCTCTAAGAAATAAAACCGTGATTTAATTTTGGAgtgaattacttaaattttcgatttggtTCAGGGGTTGGTCGCTAAGAGGGGatgaattttcaaatacttgacataaaatttgtaatcagcGACCCTAAAACCCTCGAAAACGATATGTAGCTCGATTATAATAAGTAATACATGATATTTTACTCTAGGGGGTGGTCGATAAGgaattcgaaatcgaaaaagaaATCGAATAGGGggtgaatttccaaaaaatttgacaatttgtaATCAGCGACCACAAAAACCTCTGCGATTCAATTGTGATTGCATGTTTGGCCTTTGGCACAActctgattttaaaatatatttgaaatacgcTTACCTTCCATCCCGCTAACGCCAAAATTGGTCGATGATCTCTTGGTCCCAAACGTTGTCCTGCCACATGTCCCCATGGTACTGGAATGCGAATTTCTTCATGTTCAACTTTCAAACATTTTGTTGTAGTGATTGTTCGTATATTTGAGATTGTTTTCAAACAATTAGGTTTGTATAATTTCGAGAGTAACATCTTTCAGATAACTTATCGAACAACttctaattttgaaatattcatttttccaattatttaatgtatttataaaatattaaaactaaatcatagacgtcaataacttttttatcaacaaaaaattttggagtaTTTTGTTGTAAAGAATGAGTCGGTTATTTTACTTcagatatttcaataatttttattcgaattttaaatcgaaagaaTCATTCttatatacaatttgacttttttAGGTTCAAGGACcttaaatttttccatatgactattatatatgattataaattattttgaaccatatattataaatttgaaagttaggatgtttgtttgtttgtttgtttgtatgtctcGCAACAACTATCGATTGCATTTGAATGAatctgtacaataatatagctcctacatcagactaacacatgagctataatttataaaaataagagctataaaattaatcattttgaacctaaatttaaagatttctgtaaaattgtgAACGAGATGCATTTCATGGCCAcctgttctgatacactcaatgaatcatcacttacatttaaaaaaaattgaaatctgtatatatattttacctttgtaGAACAATCACTACCCCTAATTCGAATGTTATGAAAGGGTGATAAGCGAGAACAAGGAAGGTGGAGACTATGACGCggtcatttttacttttaaatctagcgaagcaggtgggtatcaagctagtaacagaataaatttcaatataacagggagtaattaaagttaaaagtcttgtgctttttatttgtttttaaattccgACGATATTTTATGTTGGAAGTGGAATAATTGtttcttaggaaaaaaaaaaagaatcaatttgAAGTACCTAATTGAAAAACTTGATAAAATTCATGTCAAAAAAAGATTACGAAgagattattttcatatttcccaagcaactattgattttagtagGATCAACTGATAAGGAAATCCTATTGAATACTAAAATACCTTTCCGGAGtttcaaatgtttatataataataaaaatgcattctgtctatattttttttaacaaaatttttaatttagatttcAGTTTATGAAATTCATAATTCTTTTATACATACGGCCATTTATgcattttgtatacattttggtaATACATGTATTCAAAGACAGAAATTGAAGATGTTGTCCAAACCTCGAGTGTATACCACTCCTTAAACATATACAtgggaaaaatcgaaataattttcttgtttcgTTGTTTTacattcagaaaataaaaacgtGCGTACCGAATTTTAGGCGAAAAATATTGTAGTTGCGTTAaatttgaccagaaatttgaaaagtatggcccaaaattagtggaatcacatacttggtttataaaaataggGTAcgatttggatgtgatagaacaaaatcaaattttttcatttcaatgacgtcgtaaagtataaaatatcaattttttggatatcttggtcaaattttgttcgatttgaatgaaattttttttgaaacccactaatttgggtcgtatttttgtttttcctgTTAGTTACTCGTTTATACCAGTCCTTGTGCCAAATATGGAATCCATGAtggtgaaattttgaaaaatattgtagtttcgttaaatttgaccaaaagtttgaaaataatggcccaaaattagtgaattaacatacttggtttattaaaataggataaaatttggatgtgatagagcaaaatcaaattttttttaatgacgtcataaagtataaaatatcaggattgaagaaataaaatttccaatttactttgcttagtccacttttatttatttaatattttaaaaatttaaaatattttgactagtTTCGTCTAACATAGACATTTTCGTAACTGTGGTTTgttaaaataggataaaatttcagtgtgatagagcaaaatcagatttttaaattttaataatgtcataaagtataaaaaatcaaaatgttttgaatatcttggccaaattttgttctatttgaatgaaatgttttttgaaaaccttaaattttgtatcttctttttcattttttgttttaattgttcGCTTATGCCAGTCCTTGTGCAAAATGTGGAAACGATGGCTATAATTTCCACATTCATTATTTTCACTGttcatttctataacattcacTATTAATGTCTTTTGCAATCGTTGTAAGTCAGCGAAAAAAGGTAtggagttattttttaaatcagttgGATTTTCTCTCTTTTCAAGAAAAATCCCTTCAAATAAGAATCATCACTCGTACATTCGTttcacttataaaaaaaatcgtattttgtcTTCCCCTGCATCACCGCATCATTTCTTAGGAGCATAGTGTGAGCGGTATTGTTGTAAAGGGCGAAAAATGGCCTCTTTAAACCCATACAATTTTCAGCTATTCTGTTATTTTCCGTTTGAGTATTGTCGAACTTTTACCCATCACAATACCTCAATATTTGTAAATaggaaacaatttttcatatagTTATGATATATAAGTTGCctacaatatattttagtttagtaTTTTTTGGATTCAATTTCTAATAATGGTAAAATTTACAggttttttcgatatctggcgtaatttttaaaacattgcaaattgaaatttttctttacttgttcagctttcgatatttcgaaaactacggtagctatcgaaaaattttatccttatttttcgtctatattcatgtagttataataaaattcatcgtcgaaaaaaagtttaaaataaaataaaaataattgaaaccttaaatctaccctgctcttacatcccttatatcgACGGatatactttgttttttttccttttctatgtcattcctaattatttactttttattaagaagttttttttaaaatttgttttctttcgtttcaagtgaaaattatcaaaaactttcaaaatatatcgttttttgatgatttctccataagaacaatgtattttatatcgattttcaatgatttttttcctaaaaatttgcatggatacctatgCTAAATTTTTAACCACATAACGtatctttgagtaaaagtctacccataaaaaattttgatcctttaaatcaaacattgttgtcatgctcatacatccacAACTACATTATTATCAATTACGCTCTACCTCCTATTATTTAAGTGCTCGAGTTGCAATGATTCTGAAAAATTCAAGGTTACCAAGAGATCTCTTTAAatctgaaaacttttttgtatcTCATCTAAATTAGATTCGAAGACTTGTAAAAAGAAATATCTTTCATTAGCAAGATATTTCTTTTTACAAGTTTAAACGGTCTAGTCTGTATAATATACATTGTACgctatttgattaaaattgtaaGCTGATAAAGAAGTTACCAAGATATAGATTCACAGAAATATTAATAGGTGGCTCTCTAGTCTGTTAATATTGCTTCCTCCTTTTTTTACCCTAAAGACGaagcaaattaattattaatttattattagttgattttcgttaaattctgaaacgagcTTTTTCCCAACGTAAAGTtgtaggtttttaatttttaaaagggattatatatataattttccataTGCTGAGAAAATACGGATCtcgaaaatcattaaaaaaaataaaaacctataatttttcgaatatatattttaagtgtcgatttattttaactatCAAGGTGCCGGAATGTCGTGGCAAAAATGACCCacgttataaattttgaaattttgatatgggGCTTCCTCAGAGCTAGCTATGCCACTATATAAAAcgccttataaaaaaacacaaaagaaCTTAGCTCATGTTAAAGATGGGTTATTGTCGAAACAGAAAGacaaattg
This region includes:
- the LOC123294792 gene encoding probable serine hydrolase, with amino-acid sequence MLLSKLYKPNCLKTISNIRTITTTKCLKVEHEEIRIPVPWGHVAGQRLGPRDHRPILALAGWKDNIGTFLPLVEEISKHIGIICIEWPGLGHSTRFPPGFYYSYDAALTVLHQVLDHFKWNKISLMGHSLGSGTAFMYAALFPELVDFIVGLDTLIPLATNPKHFCDVRRTSLESFLELDKENAKGDPELYTYEEAQEAITNFTFNSISRDFTPHYLKRELIKSDKHPDKYYFRMDPRHDVRANTYSREVILEMAEQVKCPILNIKGTEFLYIEGKTMYNKVCDVLKKNNVPLQIENIPGSHHVHLTNTNACAPIIKDFIRKYDTEKRFSDKPN